The DNA sequence TATCCAGACCCAGGGAGACCCCCGGCAGGTGATAGACGCTTATAGGCAAGAGGTGGCCCGTAGAGACGATGCCCGATTTAAAGAAGAGGAAACGGCGGCTTGTAATGGAACAGAGCGGTTTATTTCCAGAAGTCGCTGGGGCAACGGGGACATAGAAATCATCGGGGTTCGGCTGCTGGATGATCGGGGTCAGGAAAGGCACGTTTTTCAAGACGGAGAGGACCTTTTGGTCGAAATCAACTTTCAGGTCCATCGTCATACCCCGGATGTGGTTTTCGGGGTGGCCCTATTCGATGGGAAGGGGACCTGTTGTTACGGGACCAATACCCAGTTGGATGAAATATCCCTGCCGCCCCTTTCGTATGTCGGTCGGATAGGGGTGGCCTTTGAAAAGGTTCACCTGGTTGAAGGGTCTTACCTCCTGGATGTGGCTGTTCATGCCCGGGACGGGCATGCCTACGATTACCAGAGCGGGTGTTCTTCCTTTGCCGTCCGTTCGGCCAAAAAAGATACCGGGATCTATCGGATCCCCCACCGTTGGATTATAGATTAGAAAGCAGGTTTTTTATGGAATCAGGGGATAAATTGGAACAAGCCATCGATGTGGACCGAATAATGGAGCGGATCCGCGCCCGTATCGAGGAGAAAAAAAAGATGGGGGCCTATTCTCCCGAAGAATTAGAAGGGATTGAACGGATGACCCTTCAGATCCAATCCGAAAATGGGGAATCTCAGGAAGGCGTTATGCAATACCATTTATCCCAGGTCAATTATCTTTACAACACCTTAAGACCCCCGGAATTTACCTCCCATCGCAAACTCCTGGGGGCCCTGGTTACCGGATTCAAAAAGGTTGTTCGTAAAGTTACCGATCCTTATATTCAGATGATCCTTAAACACCAGGTGGCCTTTAATGTGGAACTGGTGCACCTGCTGAATCAAATGGCCCTGGATGTACGTTTTCGATGGTCTACCCAGGAAAAACAACTGGCCCTTCAGGAAAAACGCTTGTCCCTTCTGGAAAAGAGATCGGACCAGATGTCCGACTCTTTAGAGGCCATCCGCCAGGAACTCAGGGCCGAAAAAAATGTTTTTGAAGAGGTCTTGTCTCAAGTTAAGGAGATGAAAAATCCGTCAGAAGAGACGGCCGGCCGAATGGTCGAGCTGAAATCAAGGGTTCGGGAACCGGAATATGTTCACTTCGAAGACCTGCATCGCGGCAGCCAGGAAGAAATTAAGTGGAAACAGAAATATTATCTGTCTTATTTCAAGGATAAAGGGCCGGTCCTGGATATCGGCTGCGGTCGGGGGGAATTTTTGGAGCTTTTGAAAGAAGCTCAAATCCCGGCTTCCGGGGTGGATACCAATCAGGAAATGGTCCGCCAGGGTAAGTCCAAAGGTCTGGAAGTTATTCATGGTGATGGGTTGGTCTATTTAAAGGGGTTGCAGGATCAGAGCCTGGGAGGGATCTTTTTATCCCAGGTCATTGAACATCTGGATCC is a window from the Deltaproteobacteria bacterium genome containing:
- a CDS encoding Wzt carbohydrate-binding domain-containing protein, producing IQTQGDPRQVIDAYRQEVARRDDARFKEEETAACNGTERFISRSRWGNGDIEIIGVRLLDDRGQERHVFQDGEDLLVEINFQVHRHTPDVVFGVALFDGKGTCCYGTNTQLDEISLPPLSYVGRIGVAFEKVHLVEGSYLLDVAVHARDGHAYDYQSGCSSFAVRSAKKDTGIYRIPHRWIID
- a CDS encoding methyltransferase domain-containing protein produces the protein MESGDKLEQAIDVDRIMERIRARIEEKKKMGAYSPEELEGIERMTLQIQSENGESQEGVMQYHLSQVNYLYNTLRPPEFTSHRKLLGALVTGFKKVVRKVTDPYIQMILKHQVAFNVELVHLLNQMALDVRFRWSTQEKQLALQEKRLSLLEKRSDQMSDSLEAIRQELRAEKNVFEEVLSQVKEMKNPSEETAGRMVELKSRVREPEYVHFEDLHRGSQEEIKWKQKYYLSYFKDKGPVLDIGCGRGEFLELLKEAQIPASGVDTNQEMVRQGKSKGLEVIHGDGLVYLKGLQDQSLGGIFLSQVIEHLDPEALRDLVRLSFAKLYPGGVLLAETINPQCLSTFSGAFYLDLSHHNPIHPEAVRFLWESLGFRKVDLLYVSPFPEEMKLKEMVRREDDSYEDELARVSNINTRQLNDLLYGFQDYAVLGYK